From the Fibrobacter sp. UWB11 genome, one window contains:
- a CDS encoding sialate O-acetylesterase — MRFKKLMALAGVTAGLSMFAVTGANAAPDPNFHIYIAYGQSNMEGNATNFDKNVDGKEHPRVKMFATTSCSNLGRPTVGEMYPAVPPMFKCNAGLSPADWFGRHMADSLPNVTIGIIPVAQGGTSIRLFDPDDYKNYLNSAESWLKNGAKAYGDDGNAMGRIIEVAKKAQEKGVIKGIIFHQGETDGGMSNWEQIVKKTYEYMLKQLGLNAEETPFVAGEMVDGGSCAGFNSRVHNLSKYIVNFSYASSKGYGSKGDGLHFTVEGYRGMGQRYAQEMLKLINVAPVDPVPQEPFKGSAIAIPGKVEVEDFDKPGIGKNEDGTSNASYSDEDSENHGDTDYRKDTGVDLYKTADGIALGYTQAGEWLEYTVDVKADGEYNIDASVAAGNSTSAFKLYIDEKAITDEVSVPQTADNSWDTYKTISVKEKVALKAGKHVLKLEITANYVNIDWIQFSVPSEDPPNAIAKVRLDMAETESSFSVYSMQGKKLGTFTAKGMADAMNLVKTDANLRKQSQGVFFIRKDGASLMTKKVVVYE, encoded by the coding sequence ATGAGATTCAAAAAGTTGATGGCTCTCGCGGGCGTAACGGCGGGGCTCTCGATGTTTGCGGTCACGGGTGCAAATGCGGCTCCGGATCCAAACTTCCATATTTACATTGCCTACGGACAGTCGAACATGGAAGGCAACGCGACGAACTTCGACAAGAATGTCGATGGCAAGGAACATCCTCGCGTAAAAATGTTTGCGACCACGTCTTGCTCGAATCTTGGCCGCCCGACGGTGGGCGAGATGTACCCGGCCGTGCCTCCGATGTTCAAGTGTAATGCCGGCCTTTCTCCGGCTGACTGGTTTGGCCGCCACATGGCAGATTCCTTGCCGAACGTGACAATTGGCATTATTCCGGTGGCTCAGGGCGGTACGAGTATCCGCTTGTTTGACCCGGACGATTACAAGAATTACCTCAATTCTGCGGAAAGCTGGCTGAAGAACGGAGCCAAGGCTTACGGTGACGATGGCAATGCCATGGGCCGCATTATTGAAGTCGCCAAGAAGGCTCAGGAAAAGGGCGTCATCAAGGGCATCATCTTCCACCAGGGCGAAACCGATGGCGGCATGAGCAACTGGGAACAGATTGTCAAGAAAACCTACGAATACATGCTCAAGCAGCTTGGCCTGAATGCCGAAGAAACTCCGTTCGTTGCTGGCGAAATGGTCGACGGCGGTTCGTGCGCAGGCTTTAACAGCCGCGTGCATAATCTTTCCAAGTACATCGTGAACTTTAGCTATGCAAGCTCCAAGGGCTACGGCAGCAAGGGCGACGGTCTCCACTTTACAGTGGAAGGCTACCGCGGCATGGGCCAGCGTTATGCGCAGGAAATGCTCAAGCTCATCAATGTGGCGCCTGTAGACCCGGTTCCGCAGGAACCGTTCAAGGGTTCTGCGATTGCTATTCCGGGCAAGGTCGAAGTCGAAGATTTTGACAAGCCTGGTATCGGCAAGAATGAAGACGGCACGAGCAATGCCTCTTACAGCGATGAAGATTCCGAAAACCATGGCGATACCGATTACCGCAAGGATACGGGCGTTGACCTGTACAAGACCGCTGATGGCATTGCTCTTGGTTACACGCAGGCAGGCGAATGGCTCGAATATACGGTTGACGTGAAGGCCGATGGCGAATACAATATCGATGCTAGTGTCGCTGCCGGTAATTCCACCTCTGCGTTCAAGCTCTACATCGACGAAAAGGCTATTACGGATGAAGTTTCCGTACCGCAGACCGCCGATAATTCCTGGGACACGTACAAGACGATATCCGTGAAGGAAAAGGTCGCCTTGAAGGCCGGAAAGCATGTGCTCAAGCTCGAAATTACCGCCAATTACGTAAACATCGACTGGATTCAATTTAGCGTGCCGTCGGAAGATCCGCCGAACGCTATTGCAAAAGTCCGCCTTGACATGGCCGAAACCGAAAGTAGCTTTAGCGTGTACAGCATGCAGGGCAAAAAGCTCGGAACGTTCACGGCCAAGGGCATGGCTGATGCAATGAATCTCGTCAAGACTGATGCAAATCTCCGTAAGCAATCTCAGGGCGTGTTCTTCATCCGCAAGGATGGTGCAAGCCTCATGACCAAGAAGGTGGTTGTCTATGAATAG